aataaagaaaagtaaatgTACTTATGGATCCCATCTTTatgattctttaatttttacattttctttcatttttttttactctcaCTCTTATTCTCTCCCATTTTAATCTCCAAGTGTCacatttattttacttttttaatttattttctaaaagtattttaatatttttccatttctctttttattaaaagattttgaaaaagtaaaGCACACTaaacatattaataaaattttagttatatctttttatttttttatttttttatttaatttaaattatatattttataattgaatgagttaaattttaagtaaaaacaaatattttctataatttaaatttagttttagttttagttttatttttattttcccattttattttattattattaatataacattttagtgtctaaagtaattaataaaactttcattaaaatttaatattaataacaacatttttaaaatgtaattttcacaTATTTGAAAGAGAGcaataactatttttatatatatatatatatattttttgcatatattttagaattttcataccataaatattgttattatatgaaataaaaattcatattgaaatcatttaaaaaattattttaatattttcattttaaattttactttgaaaaataatttaaagttatatattgaAATAAACTTTTCAAATCAAGATTTTACGTTGCATGtgggtttaatttatttatttttattattttaaaaaataattcactagagtattaaaagtaaaaaaaaaaaaaaaaacaagtaggGTGCATTGTAGATGATATAACATAGTAATACagtataaattcattttataccATTTCCATGTCCTTTAGGTATTTTTGgcattattaaattttttttaacctttgagctaaattttacatattttgtgGGCTTTAGGCCCATTATCAGTTTTATATGCTaggggtgtttggtacgtcggaatagggaatggaaataatattttgtttcctttcctatttcttagtggaatgaaatgaatttgatgattccatttctagcatttggatGAATTTAGGAATAcaagattggaatgattatttgtttccattccaatgtttgataataataggaatggaaatgaaaaagaaataaatttacaataatatccttacatataatttaaaatatttttttatttttacttttatttaaaaataaaataaattttgagaggttttttgttattaaataataagactaaaaaatatatatatactcaataataaaaaattaaccataaaaaatcgtataaccctaatgcacaaatattcaattattatttttattaaaaatttgaataatttgtcatgcttaagtagttataaaattatatttttcaaaaaataattatttattataatatttaaattctcaaagctagcaaatgtttttcctattttcaaaaaaggaaataagataattcaaatttattctaattttcaacaagtatcatatccgataaaatccataaccttaaaaaaattttgtttttatttgtttttttctttttcctaaccattaaaaattttcaatattgtaaacaCTTGAAatccatttcaatttttctctccagtttccattaatacaagataaagaaacatcaaagattccaaacataaattaataaaaaaaaaattaatcgatttatagagaagaagaaacacatataaagaagtagaagaagaaagagaaaataacgTAAACCTAATCGAAGATGTAGAAGGGGGTTTTCAGAACCTAGTTGCAGCAAACAATGACGAATCCTagatccaacaatcaaaatgaacatccaaaaccctataaattagaaattgatttttttttttttaaatatcgtggaaggtttaattgattcaatttggaagaatcacttgttgcagagaattggatgatgagtggatctctagctttgcaaagaagataagaattggatgatgagtgggtctctagctttgcaaagaagataagaattggatgatgaatggatctctacctttgcaaagaagataaacatcgggtttgaagaacaagataagagggtaaaatagtaatttaggttattttatattatcaaataggtttaatgaatcagaataccacctacttttaatgaatgcaaatccgactcataagttggatttgatttctgccggaataattttttatttcatttccaccttcttaacatttatccaaacataggaataagggagaaaaggaatgagatgtctattcccaCTCCCTATTCCCGTGTACCAAACACCTCCTTAAAGTATGATTTTCTTTATATCATgttcatattttatttgtaaaataataaaaaataaattaaaaaatatattatttttcaaaattctatattttttttaaataaaaattacgtGATATTCCAATAtttgttattgaaaatttataaaatctctctcattttgaatattaactacaaatttcataataatttaaattttagtaaataattgtgaatttatttgtcaataatattcatgatgaaaatatttaatataaaaaaataatatatatgtgtgtgtattatattttttagttttttttaattacaaatttaattttttaaataatttttttataaaaagaaaataagttatgtaaaaaaaatttaaaaatgataaatttataataaaaaaatatgaatattttacaTCTAAGcttaaaattaacatatttcatatacaaaaataaaaaatatatatatattagataatatatcttatcgcttattttattttaattaaatatataataagataaataatgagataatttattttatctcatcaccaattttattaattaaaaataaattttataaatgaaaaatatatctaGAGTCAACTCAACCTCATGGGTCAAAttaatcctaaaaataaaaaataaatatttaatatttttcaaaaaaaggatgcatttaagaattttgaaaaagtagTAAGATAACCATTAAAAAGGTGGTAAAACTTCCCTTGTCATCACTCTTcctttttggaaaaagcaaCATCCTGAATTGAGtgctcttttttctttttataagattaataattaattaatttggattAAATTCCAAATCAACCCTTATAAAAAgtaatcttatttatatttatactaATAAAGAAGTTAACCCAAGCAGTAAAAAACACTGACgttcttccatttttattttttatttttttactttaatcaTATGGTTCATGTGTCACCCGTGAGTCCGTGACTCTATGATTCCTCATTTGAAAAACCAAGGACAAAGcacaacaattttttaaaaaaattatagccGTTTTGACCcaacttttgaaaaaaacagAAATTCTAGCCGTTTGACTTGGATTTGAAAAGCCGACGACGACCTGGCTGGCACTACCCAGAGCGACGTGGCCTCAGTATAAAAGGTATGCAGACGTGGCCCATGACTCCAAACGGCTCTatcacaaaaaattaataaaataaaaccaacaaaaacGCTCTCAAGCCATCAAAAATTGCTCCGTTTCTATACTTCCTCACTCTCTTCCTTGCCTCTTCCTTTCTTCTTATTTCCTCCATTCGCTTCAAAATTCGAGCCAAATCTAGGGTTTTCATAGAAGAAAATTCGGTTGGGGTTACCGAAATGACGACCATGGAGAGCTTGATCGGACTGGTGAATCGGATCCAAAGGGCTTGTACTGTTCTTGGCGACTATGGCGGCGACAGTGCTTTGCCTACTCTCTGGGAGGCTCTTCCCTCTGTTGCCGTCGTCGGTGGCCAGGTTTCTTTCTCTAACGGCTTTTCTTTCTTGATATTCATGTATTTGTATCCtttttttgtgttatttttttatttttatttcaagtatGTTTTCATGTGAATGCAGAGTTCGGGGAAATCGTCGGTATTGGAGAGCATCGTTGGACGTGATTTTCTTCCCAGGGGATCAGGTTTGGGTTTGATTTTTTGTGCTTTATTTGGTTTATGGCCTGCTTGGTTGATGAGGAAGGGGAcggaatggaaaagaaaaggaaatttgaAATCTGTGCTTTGATTGTTTCTGTTGCTGTAATAAAGTTTATGTCTcgtgaaaataaaaatggatgtAGAATTGAAGTCCGTTCGTTTTATAACGAGGAACAAAATGGAgatatgaaatattttcttcagtttgtaatctgtttggttgccgagaaaagtGGAGGGAAcggaagaaaataaaacaaaattccaattttgagGTTTATGCAATCATTTGGTGATATTAAAAAACCGAGAGgtaaaatacttttcttttatGACAAATAAAGAAGGGTGGAAACAAAATGAAGTACTTTGGGCTTgtctttttttcctctttatttttgttgGCCGCAAACAGGGGTTTATTTCGTCTTATTTCTTATGAATTTTGTGGTGATTACAGGGATTGTGACCAGGAGGCCTTTGGTACTGCAGCTACACAAAACTGAAGAGGGCCTACAGGAGTATGCTGAGTTTCTTCACTTGCCAAAGAGGAGATTCACTGACTTCTGTATGTCATTTCTTATGCTAATTTTGCAATAAGGCCTCATGTCTAATATATTGGGTGGAAATTTTGATTGGGTTCCATTTTCATGCAATGATAATTTTTAGGTGGTCTGACTTCTGAATTTGACCTTTTAGATGCAATCATGTTGGTTATACAAGGTTATGTTTCTCTAGTGATGTTTTGAGTGAGGGATCTTCTGATTTTGTAACATTTGAACTCACTCAATTTAATAATTCCTGCATTTCCCTGCCCATTCCATTATTCTTCTAGAGATCCAAACTGGACCATAACTGCATTTGTGAAAAGATGAAAAGTTATGGTTACTTGTACTCTTTCAGCTCCTGCTACTACTACCACCATCAGGATCACAACCAATGGTAGGGTCTTTGATGAGATTCTGGGTTctaaaaaatttgttatatatGTTGCACTACTACTGGCCATCATGAATGCTATTATTATTGCCGTTAGTACTACCATCAGGGTCACAACCAGTTACAGGGCCTTGCATGATATTCTGGGCTCTGTACATCACTTCTAATGTTTTCTGGTTCAAGCATAGAAATAGGGATCTGGCTTGGGTGTTAATATGGATATGAACCAAGAGATGAGCTGTACTGTGGAAATTTGTATGGATATGGGCTCTGATAAGCATCTCCTGTGATTGGGATTTGTGGGACGGTACCCACCGGTTAATGTATTGCTAGACTTTGTGCAGGATTGGTACTAGAATTGTTGTGTCTATAATAAATCTCTTATTGGTATTATCACATCTGTATATTTGAATGGTTTGGTAACCATGTGGAGCATGAGTTGGCCAATATTTTATGTGTTGTTATTAATGCCCTTGGATCCTTTGTATTACATGTATCACTGTGTCATATTTTTGTATCTTCTTATTATTCCAGTGTGTGCCTAGTGTAGCTTGTCCTGTTATCTTGGCTGTGCTTTTGTGCAGCCAATTATCTTCACTGTGTTGCTTCTGTAACATTATTTTATGTCTTTGAAATAAAAAGTGCAGATAGAAttaattatttaagattttcttttaCAGCCATTGTTCGGAAGGAAATTCAGGATGAAACTGATAGAATGACTGGGAGGACAAAACAGATTTCTCCAGTTCCTATCCATCTCAGCATCTACTCCGCAAATGGTGTGTGCCTTTCACGGTTATTCATGCTTTTGAAATTAACTCAATATATGTAAGgcaagaaaatttaatattttgatttagatATTCAAGTGCATGGTTCTTATTATTGGTATTAGTGTTGGTTAAAATTCCGTACTGCATGTATTTATGATCCATTGAACtttgttttccttattttgAGAATCATGCTTGATCAAATAATGGTAATGAAATGTAGCCACTAGTTTCTAGAGATAAGCGCCCTGGAACTTGTCTTAGTTGATTTTATGAAGTGTATTACAGCTATAACTAGTGTATttgttgagaaagaaaaaaaagtaccTTTGTACTTGGAGATGCACTTCAAATATTTCTGCTTGGCTTTCACTATTGTTAAATAGTATTAAAGTTGTCAATTTCCATGTTACCATTATtgttcaacaaaatttatttgtttaatctgACAacatttcatcatttctttttcccGGCGGCAGTGGTTAATTTGACTTTGATAGATTTACCTGGTCTGACAAAGGTTGCAGTAGGTAAGGATACTCCCTCAACCCAAACCCTTTAAAAATTGGGTCTACCCAGGTTATGAGCTTCATTCTTAATTTCTTAAACTTCTGATTTAGCGGTGCACTTTATTGACAGAGGGGCAGCCAGAAAGTATTGTTCAAGACATAGAGAACATGGTTCGTTCTTATATAGAGAAGGTaatgctgattttttttttaatttaaatttaaagatgcATTTATAATCCAGTTATAACTCATTagattatgtgttttttttatgtaCATAAATTTGCAATTGAAggcataaaaattataaaatttatgaaattatataGTGGCAATATTTGTCAGTTTTGCTTATGGAATACCACTGGTGGTCTTGTTCATATGCATTTTTCACATGGGATATATACATGGTTTGGTTGTTAATTTTGGTAATTCTCCTGAATTAAGTATAAACAGTTTAGTCAAAGAATCAACTCATTTTCCCTTTTCATATCTTCCTTATTTGACAACAAAATTCAACTTTGAGAAAGCAATTATAATTGATGAAAGTTATATGTAGCAGTAAATGCATGGATAAAATTGTGAAAGGGATGCTTACCTGGTTGAAGGTAGTTTGAGCCTGAAAATATGGAATGttgattccttttttttttgtctcatgtTGAGTCCTTCATAAGAAGAGGTGTAAGAGGATATCGCCCATAGACTTTGGCAAATTGGTTGAAGTGGAGGAgtgtttttgaaatattatgCAATTTCTCTTACTTGTGAAATTAAAAGGAAGGTTATTCAAGAGAACGGTCAGACAGACTGTTGTTCTTACAGTTCAAAATTTTAGGTTGTTAAGAAATAAGATGAACGCACTGCTTGAAATCCAAATGTTTAGACAGATGAGTAAGACAAGAAAGCCACAACAAGATGTGAGATGTTAGTAGCGGTGTAGGTGCTATACCAATCAATGAACAAGATGGATGAAgatcaattaatattttttgagcATTGGAAGGACTAGTAATGGTAGGAAAATTGACATGAACAGCTGCTGTTAGTGGGGAGGGGAAATAAGCTGATGGTCAGAAAAGACATGCTGAGGTAATTAACAAAAAGTATTGTAACTTGAAATGATTGTGAGAATTTTCATGTCTATAAAGGAAAACAGACTCTTGTGCCATTGACTTCTATAAATGACTGAATTAGTTCGAGCATATTGATGTATTTTCAAGTCATGTCTCATTCCTTGATTGTCTATGTACTTGGATGATTTTAGGACTTTTGACAAGAgtacggtaatttaaaaaaattattcttaaattaccgTAGAAGGAAAAGTAATTCCAAATCTGCGGCAATTTTTGTCACATAGGAGAGTGGAGTCAAACTTGTAAATCGTTTTTTGAAAAGACAATTTcctccaaataaaaaaattcacaaaatcgtcttttcaagagataATTTccatttaggatttttttttttttgggcaaatCGTCTCTTGAAATAGACGATTtgcccaaaaataaataaataaataaatttcccAAATGGAAATcacttcaagagacgatttccaccgaaatttcaatttaatatattcTAATATCTTTAATtatctttatattataaaaacaagtaatacaatttaatataaaaatatattataaatccattttaaaattacaaaattaattatacccataccattattataaaattaattaatttaatttactaaatttaatatttatcttgttttaagataaataattttgttttgttttaatttctaaattatataaattttaagattaaaaatattaatatttttaagttaaaatttcatGTGGTATCATAGCTCTTATAACCTATTATACTTCATCACACCAATTTGAAGATCGTTTGCTACCCTCTCATAGCTAACCCATAGGTATAGGAGAATCTTACTTGCATGTGTTGTTATTTCCACCCATTTAATACTCCACCAATTTGACCGTTATACTCTACCAATTTGACCGTTTGAAACTTAAACGTTAACCACTTATCCTACACACTACACTCATCCTACCTTTTTCCAACCACTCATACACTATAATTACCTTCTTCATTCTTATTTTCACCTTCAAACTTCTTCACTCTCATTTTCCCCATCTTCTCCActtgaaacttaatttttcaCTTATATCAGTTTTTCAATTTCCATTACTTCCATCTATATCCCTCGTTCTCTTTGGTAGACTTCTAACATATCTTGTCTCTTTTCTTTGACACTCACGCTGCTTATaaggtaatatttttattttatttttatttcaagttattttataatgtatagtttttattattatataagtttttaaatttatttggattatgtaatatttgttttaaatttaaaaacttatataataataaatacattataaaataacttgaaataaaaataaagcaaaaatattacCTTATAAGCAGTGTGAGTGTCGAAGAAAAGAGAGGAGATATGCTCAAAGTTTACCAAAGATGGAATATGCTCAAAGTCTACTAAAGATGGAAGGTGAAAAATTGAGTTTCAAGTGGggaaaatggggaaaatgaGAGTGAAGAAGATAATTTATAGTGTATGAGAAGTTGGAAAAAGGTAGGATGAGTGTAGTGTGTAGGATAATAAGTGGTTAAAGTTTGAGTTTCAAATGGAATTGGTGGAGTTTCAAATGGAAAATGAGAGTGAAGAAGTTTGAAggtgaaaatgagaatgaagaagATAATTTATAGTGTATGAGAAGGTGAAAAATTTATAGTCTACCAAAAATGGAAAGGTGAAAAATTGAGTTTCAAGTGGggaaaatggggaaaatgaGAGTGAAGAAGTTTGAAggtgaaaatgagaatgaagaagATAATTTATAGTGTATGTGAAGTTGGAAAAAGGTAGGATGAGTGTAGTGTGTAGGATAATAAGTGGTTAAAGTTTGAGTTTCAAATGGAATTGGTGGAGTTTCAAATGGAAAATGAGAGTGAAGAAGTTTGAGGGTGCAAATTAGAAAGAAGAAGTTTGAAggtgaaaatgagaatgaagaagATAATTTATAGTGTATGAGAAGTTGGAAAAAGGTAGGATGAGTGTAGTGTGTACTGTGTAGGATAATAAGTGGTTAAAGTTTGAGTTTCAAATGGAATTGGTGGAGTTTCAAATggaaaatgagaatgaagaagtttgaaagtgaaaatgagaatgaagaagATAATTTATAGTGTATGAGAGAagttggaaaaaggtagaatgagTGTAGTGTGTAGGATAATAAGTGGTTAAAGTTTGAGTTTCAAATGGAATTGGTGGAATAAATTGGAGTATTATATGGGTGGAAATGACAACACATGCAATAGGTAAGATTCTCCTATACCTATGGGCTAGTTATGAGAGGGTAGCAAACGGTCTTCTTCAATAGGTTATAAGCtatgaaaacatataaaattatataatataattaatttaaaaattaaaacaaaacaaaattatttattttgttaaattaataacaaatttgtttttttaaactcattttttcatataaattgataatagttttttttaattgcaaagtgaaagaaaaaaaaatagataaatattatttatattatattaatttagtaaattaaattaattaattttataatatatatttataataattgtatgagtataattaattttgtaattttaaaatggatttataatatatttttatattaaattgaatttgtttttataaaatagagataattaaagatattaaaatatattaaattgaaatttgggtggaaatcgtctcttctttccacttaaataattttttattttttatttttttatttggaaatcgtttcttcaaaagacgattttgtgaatttttttgtttggtggaaatcgtcttttcaaaagacagtTTTTGagggattaattttttttttacttgttttgatggaaatcgtcttttgaaaagacgatttccaaGTTCACACAAACTCCACTCTTGTCAAAAGTCCGATGATTTCATGCACTAGGACACACTTACATTCCTTAGTTTGTTATTACCTTCCTACGtcaagttttctatttttatctcTAATTTTGGATGTTaggaaattgaaattgaaatatgCCTGAGATTGGGGCTTCACTTTATTCTTGGTGGGTGTCCCATAGTTTGCATTAATTGGTCATAGTTTGCATTAACCATGACTAATATTACTCTTTTTAGCTTTTGTCAGTGCCTTAGTTAAAGCAAACTACCTTACTAGCGCACATCTCTTAAAATTCATTGGTCAGCTATCAGTTGAAATGCTGGATGCAGATGTAGGTTTAGCACTTCATATatgttttttctgtttttgggGATTTTGATGAGAATATATGTTTGCTTGGATTTTTTTGTAGCCAAACTGCATCATTCTGGCCATATCTCCAGCCAATCAAGATATTGCAACATCTGATGCTATGAAGCTCTCCAGAGAAGTTGATCCCACAGGTATTGCTTGTGCTCATTGTTTTCAGTTACAGCTCAACATGGCATCACTGCAGCCATCACTAgtctctttgcttttttctCCACTGAAGAGTTTATCTGTTTCTTTCCTAGGTGAAAGGACATTTGGTGTGTTGACTAAGCTTGATTTGATGGACAAGGGAACCAATGCTTTAGATGTAAACTTTCTTACTTGTTTTACTGTGTCTAGCTGTAAATTGTTGAGAATTGGAATAATTTCTTCCTTTTAAGCTGACAAATTGATGCAATATTCTATGCAACACACTCATTGTTGTGTTCCATTGAAGGTTCTTGAAGGAAGGTCGTATCGGCTGCTACATCCTTGGGTGGGAATTGTGAACCGCTCACAGGCTGATATCAATAAAAATGTAGATATGATTGCTGCACGGAGAAGGGAGCGTGAATTCTTTGCCACTAGTCCTGACTATGGGCATTTATCTAGCAAAATGGGCTCTGAATATCTTGCAAAACTTCTCTCTAAGGTATGTGTAcgcttatttcattttaaatgtgaggatcttttatttttttgcctgttaattttttatagaatGGCTGCTTACTTTTTGTTGTTGATACGGTTTCAGCATTTAGAGGCTGTGATCAGGGCTCGCATACCAAGCATCACATCTTTGATTAATAAAAGCATTGATGAACTTGAAGGAGAGTTGGACCACCTTGGTAGACCCATTGCTATTGATGCTGGGGTGAGAAGCTTTATATCtgtttcatatatttaaaaaaaaaaaatcatttttctttgccTTTTTAACCAGAGTTATTCTTTTTGAATGTATCAGGCTcaactatataccattttagaGCTGTGTCGTGCATTTGATCGGATATTCAAAGAGCATTTGGAGGGAGGGTAAATTCCGTGCTTTGTTTCTTTCCATTCTAGGGGAACTCACATTTCTCTGAagattcattcattttcttgtttctttccaTCCATTGATTGACACACCTTGCCAAGAGTTTGAACTGTTTCTTTCTCTTGTTTTAACTTCTGTCCAAAAGCCCCATTGATTTACAGC
This DNA window, taken from Vitis vinifera cultivar Pinot Noir 40024 chromosome 2, ASM3070453v1, encodes the following:
- the LOC100247147 gene encoding phragmoplastin DRP1E isoform X1 — encoded protein: MTTMESLIGLVNRIQRACTVLGDYGGDSALPTLWEALPSVAVVGGQSSGKSSVLESIVGRDFLPRGSGIVTRRPLVLQLHKTEEGLQEYAEFLHLPKRRFTDFSIVRKEIQDETDRMTGRTKQISPVPIHLSIYSANVVNLTLIDLPGLTKVAVEGQPESIVQDIENMVRSYIEKPNCIILAISPANQDIATSDAMKLSREVDPTGERTFGVLTKLDLMDKGTNALDVLEGRSYRLLHPWVGIVNRSQADINKNVDMIAARRREREFFATSPDYGHLSSKMGSEYLAKLLSKHLEAVIRARIPSITSLINKSIDELEGELDHLGRPIAIDAGAQLYTILELCRAFDRIFKEHLEGGRPGGDRIYGVFDNQLPSALRKLPFDRHLSLQNVRKVISEADGYQPHLIAPEQGYRRLIDSSLNYFRGPAEASVDAVHFVLKELVRRSIGETKELRRFPTLQAELAAASNEALERFREESKKTTLRLVEMESSYLTVDFFRKLPQEVEKGGNPSASAADRYGEGHFRRIGSNVSQYVAMVSETLKNSIPKAVVHCQVREAKRSLLDHFYTQVGKKEVIFFSLSSTQPPKHKNCCEMFSVISCNYLCIHREIHQSVHSYQNSTRRTSL
- the LOC100247147 gene encoding phragmoplastin DRP1E isoform X2; this translates as MTTMESLIGLVNRIQRACTVLGDYGGDSALPTLWEALPSVAVVGGQSSGKSSVLESIVGRDFLPRGSGIVTRRPLVLQLHKTEEGLQEYAEFLHLPKRRFTDFSIVRKEIQDETDRMTGRTKQISPVPIHLSIYSANVVNLTLIDLPGLTKVAVEGQPESIVQDIENMVRSYIEKPNCIILAISPANQDIATSDAMKLSREVDPTGERTFGVLTKLDLMDKGTNALDVLEGRSYRLLHPWVGIVNRSQADINKNVDMIAARRREREFFATSPDYGHLSSKMGSEYLAKLLSKHLEAVIRARIPSITSLINKSIDELEGELDHLGRPIAIDAGAQLYTILELCRAFDRIFKEHLEGGRPGGDRIYGVFDNQLPSALRKLPFDRHLSLQNVRKVISEADGYQPHLIAPEQGYRRLIDSSLNYFRGPAEASVDAVHFVLKELVRRSIGETKELRRFPTLQAELAAASNEALERFREESKKTTLRLVEMESSYLTVDFFRKLPQEVEKGGNPSASAADRYGEGHFRRIGSNVSQYVAMVSETLKNSIPKAVVHCQVREAKRSLLDHFYTQVGKKEGKQLSQLLDEDPALMERRQQCAKRLELYKSARDEIDSVSWSR